The following proteins come from a genomic window of Ornithinimicrobium cryptoxanthini:
- the hisIE gene encoding bifunctional phosphoribosyl-AMP cyclohydrolase/phosphoribosyl-ATP diphosphatase HisIE, protein MTTPQGEAHAGAQSSAQRPALQLPHGLGVADLDFAKQGGLLPVVVQHHRTGHVLMLGYQDAEALTTTLRTGLGTFFSRSRQRQWVKGATSGNYLRVVSVEVDCDRDTVLLVCYPDGPTCHTGEETCFTGGAGSFLAELEEIVLARDQERPEGSYTSSLLEGGVRRIAQKVGEEGVETALAAVAQDDPDLIGESADLIYHLLVLLRSRGLALADVEVELRRRHG, encoded by the coding sequence ATGACCACCCCGCAGGGGGAGGCTCACGCTGGGGCGCAAAGTAGCGCGCAGCGTCCGGCGCTGCAGCTGCCGCACGGGTTGGGCGTGGCCGACCTCGACTTCGCCAAGCAGGGCGGGCTGCTCCCCGTCGTGGTCCAGCACCACCGCACCGGGCACGTGCTGATGCTGGGTTATCAGGATGCCGAGGCCCTGACCACGACCCTGCGGACCGGGCTGGGCACGTTCTTCAGCCGCAGCCGCCAGCGGCAGTGGGTCAAGGGCGCCACCAGCGGCAACTACCTGCGGGTGGTCTCGGTCGAGGTCGACTGTGACCGGGACACCGTGCTCCTGGTGTGCTACCCGGACGGGCCGACCTGCCACACGGGGGAGGAGACCTGCTTCACCGGCGGGGCCGGCTCGTTCCTGGCGGAGCTCGAGGAGATCGTGCTCGCGCGTGACCAGGAGCGACCCGAGGGGTCCTACACGAGCTCGCTGCTGGAGGGCGGCGTGCGCCGGATCGCCCAGAAGGTGGGGGAGGAGGGCGTCGAGACGGCCCTGGCTGCCGTGGCCCAGGACGATCCCGACCTGATCGGCGAGTCGGCCGACCTGATCTATCACCTGCTGGTCCTGCTCCGCAGCCGCGGCCTCGCCCTCGCGGACGTCGAGGTCGAGCTGCGACGACGCCACGGCTGA
- the hisA gene encoding 1-(5-phosphoribosyl)-5-[(5-phosphoribosylamino)methylideneamino]imidazole-4-carboxamide isomerase, with translation MTDFTIYPAIDVREGRVVRLLKGDYNKETRYPDDPLTVAREYAEGGATWLHLVDLDAARAGDYTLVPLLRQIVAETGLSVQTGGGVRGKEDVAEVLEAGASRVVLGSLAVREPETVASWIEEFGPERITVAFDTRAGEDGSWVLPTSGWTADSETDLAALLSHYARSGLAHALCTDIGRDGTLSGPNLNLYTFLTRAVPDVAVQASGGARHAADVRSVRKVGCAGVILGKALLEDKLTITEAIAEERQ, from the coding sequence ATGACCGACTTCACCATCTATCCGGCAATCGACGTGCGCGAAGGTCGCGTGGTTCGGCTGCTGAAGGGTGACTACAACAAGGAGACCCGCTATCCCGACGACCCGCTGACGGTCGCGCGGGAGTATGCCGAGGGTGGAGCCACCTGGCTGCACCTGGTCGACCTGGACGCGGCCCGGGCTGGTGACTACACACTGGTGCCGCTGCTGCGACAGATCGTGGCCGAGACCGGGCTGTCCGTGCAGACCGGTGGTGGGGTGCGCGGCAAGGAGGACGTCGCCGAGGTGCTCGAGGCCGGCGCCAGCCGCGTGGTCCTGGGCTCGCTGGCCGTGCGCGAACCGGAGACGGTCGCGTCCTGGATCGAGGAGTTCGGTCCCGAGCGGATCACGGTCGCGTTCGACACCCGGGCCGGTGAGGACGGCTCGTGGGTGCTGCCCACCAGCGGGTGGACCGCAGACTCCGAGACCGACCTGGCAGCGCTGCTGAGCCACTATGCCCGGTCCGGGCTGGCGCACGCGCTGTGCACCGACATCGGGCGCGACGGGACCCTGTCCGGCCCCAATCTCAACCTCTACACCTTCCTGACCCGGGCGGTGCCCGACGTGGCGGTCCAGGCCTCCGGCGGTGCGCGCCACGCCGCCGATGTGCGCAGCGTGCGCAAGGTCGGCTGCGCCGGCGTGATCCTGGGCAAGGCGCTGCTCGAGGACAAGCTGACCATCACCGAGGCGATTGCTGAGGAGCGCCAGTGA
- a CDS encoding SufE family protein: MAQFAASDRTDDLPEAMAELAGEFHALAERDRLQLLLELANDLPDLPERYAGRLDEMEKVDECQSPVFLAVEVDPEGERAVHLHLSAPPEAPTTRGFAGILHESLDGLPAEEVLAVPDEAPFRFGLAEAVSPLRMRGMVGMLGRIKRQVRAHISIDERQ; this comes from the coding sequence ATGGCGCAGTTCGCAGCATCGGACCGCACCGACGACCTGCCCGAGGCCATGGCCGAGCTGGCGGGGGAGTTCCACGCGCTTGCCGAGCGGGACCGCCTCCAGCTCCTGCTAGAGCTGGCCAACGACCTGCCGGACCTGCCGGAGCGGTATGCCGGCCGGCTGGACGAGATGGAGAAGGTCGACGAGTGCCAGTCGCCGGTCTTCCTCGCGGTCGAGGTCGATCCGGAGGGGGAACGGGCGGTGCACCTGCACCTGTCCGCCCCGCCTGAGGCACCGACCACGCGCGGCTTCGCCGGCATCCTGCACGAGAGCCTCGACGGCCTGCCCGCCGAGGAGGTCCTTGCGGTGCCCGACGAGGCACCCTTCCGCTTCGGCCTCGCCGAGGCCGTGTCCCCGCTGCGGATGCGTGGGATGGTGGGCATGCTGGGCCGGATCAAGCGCCAGGTGCGCGCTCACATCAGCATCGACGAGAGGCAGTGA
- the lgt gene encoding prolipoprotein diacylglyceryl transferase, which yields MSIPSPDISQFSIGPLTIHIYALCLMAGMILAWVLGRWRWVRRGGLAETWESIAFVAIISGIIGARIYHVLTHWGDYFGAGRDPISALYIWEGGIAIFGALIGGGLGALYVAWRKGARLSAFADALAPGLIFAQATGRLGNWFNQELFGGPDDGPLGLEIDPDRRPPEFRDVETFQPTFLYELTWNALGGLLLLWLDRKFTLGWGKLFALYMVVYGSGRFWIEGIRTDFSYLIGPFRTNQFTALIFIVVGLLLFAALHKLRPGREPWVERAGVGGPDEVTPAEERAGSGEAATDSVVVDEVASDAQSEDVGAEAGGPDPRET from the coding sequence ATGTCGATCCCCAGCCCAGACATCAGCCAGTTCTCCATCGGCCCGCTGACCATCCACATCTATGCCCTGTGCCTGATGGCCGGCATGATCCTGGCCTGGGTGCTGGGGCGCTGGCGGTGGGTGAGGCGCGGCGGACTGGCCGAGACCTGGGAGTCGATCGCCTTCGTGGCGATCATCAGCGGCATCATCGGTGCCCGCATCTATCACGTCCTCACACACTGGGGGGACTACTTCGGGGCTGGCCGCGACCCGATCAGCGCGCTCTACATCTGGGAGGGCGGCATCGCGATCTTCGGCGCCCTCATCGGCGGCGGCCTCGGTGCGCTGTATGTCGCGTGGCGCAAGGGCGCCCGGCTCAGCGCCTTCGCCGACGCACTGGCTCCGGGTCTGATCTTCGCCCAGGCCACCGGCCGGCTCGGCAACTGGTTCAACCAGGAGCTCTTCGGTGGCCCCGACGACGGACCGCTGGGCCTGGAGATCGATCCGGACCGGCGCCCTCCCGAGTTCCGGGACGTGGAGACCTTCCAGCCGACCTTCCTCTATGAGCTGACCTGGAACGCGCTCGGCGGGCTGCTGCTGCTCTGGCTGGACCGCAAGTTCACCCTGGGTTGGGGCAAGCTGTTTGCGCTCTACATGGTGGTCTACGGCTCGGGCCGATTCTGGATCGAGGGGATCCGGACGGACTTCAGCTATCTGATCGGCCCGTTTCGCACCAACCAGTTCACGGCCCTGATCTTCATCGTCGTGGGGCTGCTGCTCTTCGCCGCGCTGCACAAGCTCCGGCCCGGACGTGAGCCCTGGGTCGAACGGGCCGGTGTGGGCGGGCCGGACGAGGTCACCCCCGCGGAGGAGAGGGCCGGCTCTGGCGAGGCTGCGACAGACAGCGTCGTCGTGGACGAGGTGGCCAGCGACGCGCAGTCAGAGGACGTCGGCGCCGAGGCCGGGGGGCCCGACCCTCGGGAGACGTGA
- the cmk gene encoding (d)CMP kinase: MPDNPITIAIDGPSGSGKSSVSKEVARRLGLAYLDTGAMYRALTWWCLDRGIDLTDAEAVSWAAQGFPLQISTDPDRPTVQVDGRDISADIRTTDISEQVFHVATNLGVRASLRDQQRQVIAHARRDGAGIVVEGRDITTVIAPDAEHRVLLTASEQARLARRARELFETDDAGAIEATRAQVVGRDAADSTVSAFFEPAPGVVGIDTSELTFAQSVAAVLDTVAAGAAPYTPVHTPDTGGNR; encoded by the coding sequence GTGCCCGACAACCCCATCACCATCGCCATCGACGGGCCCAGTGGATCTGGCAAGTCCAGCGTCTCCAAGGAGGTCGCCCGTCGCCTGGGCCTGGCCTACCTCGACACCGGCGCGATGTATCGCGCCCTGACCTGGTGGTGCCTGGACCGGGGCATCGACCTGACCGACGCCGAAGCAGTGTCCTGGGCCGCGCAGGGCTTCCCGTTGCAGATCAGCACCGACCCCGACCGGCCCACGGTGCAGGTGGACGGGCGGGACATCAGCGCCGACATCCGCACCACGGACATCTCGGAGCAGGTCTTCCACGTCGCCACGAACCTTGGAGTCCGTGCGAGCCTGCGCGACCAGCAGCGGCAGGTTATCGCGCACGCCCGTCGCGACGGCGCCGGGATCGTGGTGGAGGGCCGGGACATCACGACGGTGATCGCCCCCGACGCCGAGCACCGCGTGCTGCTCACGGCCTCGGAGCAGGCACGACTCGCCCGCCGGGCCAGGGAGCTCTTCGAGACCGACGACGCCGGCGCGATCGAGGCCACCCGCGCCCAGGTCGTGGGCCGCGACGCCGCAGACTCCACCGTCTCGGCCTTCTTCGAGCCCGCGCCGGGAGTGGTGGGAATCGACACCTCCGAGCTGACGTTCGCACAGTCAGTGGCAGCCGTGCTCGACACCGTCGCGGCGGGCGCGGCCCCCTACACCCCTGTCCACACCCCAGACACCGGAGGCAACCGATGA
- a CDS encoding sulfurtransferase has translation MSTQTDSQTKLAAYAHPERLVSTKWLAEHLGDDNLVVLESNEDVLLYDTGHIPGARKLDWHLDLNDQLSRDYVDGERFAQVMGERGIGRETTVVIYGDKSNWWATYALWVMTLFGHEDVRILDGGRAKWLAEGREMTTEIPDVDPADYPVIERDDSVIRAFKQDVVEHLGQPMVDVRSPGEFSGELLSMPDYPQEGAMRGGHIPGAKSVPWGRAANEDGTFKTRAELEELYQQEQGLAPSDDVVAYCRIGERSSHTWFVLTHLLGFEKVRNYDGSWTEWGNSVGVPVER, from the coding sequence ATGAGCACCCAGACGGACTCGCAGACCAAGCTGGCGGCATACGCCCACCCTGAGCGGCTGGTGAGCACCAAGTGGCTTGCCGAGCACCTCGGTGACGACAACCTGGTCGTGCTCGAGTCCAACGAGGACGTCCTGCTCTATGACACGGGCCATATCCCCGGCGCACGCAAGCTGGACTGGCACCTGGATCTGAACGACCAGCTCTCGCGCGACTACGTCGACGGTGAGCGCTTCGCCCAGGTGATGGGGGAGCGAGGCATCGGACGCGAGACGACCGTGGTGATCTATGGGGACAAGAGCAACTGGTGGGCGACCTACGCCCTGTGGGTGATGACGCTGTTCGGGCACGAGGACGTCCGCATCCTCGACGGCGGCCGCGCCAAGTGGCTCGCGGAGGGGCGTGAGATGACCACCGAGATCCCCGACGTGGACCCCGCCGACTACCCCGTCATCGAGCGCGACGACTCGGTGATCCGTGCCTTCAAGCAGGACGTGGTCGAGCACCTGGGCCAGCCGATGGTGGACGTGCGCTCGCCCGGTGAGTTCTCCGGTGAGCTGCTCTCGATGCCCGACTACCCCCAGGAGGGTGCCATGCGCGGCGGGCACATCCCGGGTGCGAAGTCGGTGCCGTGGGGCAGGGCGGCCAACGAGGACGGCACCTTCAAGACCCGCGCGGAGCTGGAGGAGCTCTATCAGCAGGAGCAGGGACTGGCGCCGTCCGACGACGTGGTGGCCTACTGCCGCATCGGAGAGCGCTCCAGCCACACCTGGTTCGTCCTGACCCACCTGCTCGGCTTCGAGAAGGTGCGCAACTATGACGGGTCCTGGACCGAGTGGGGCAACTCCGTCGGCGTCCCCGTGGAGCGCTGA
- a CDS encoding segregation and condensation protein A — translation MEPAAEAVADPATDPKFDPGTPEPVLHPEQAVPGGVLTRRGPVPFQVHLDVFQGPFELLLGLIAKHKLDVTEIALATITDEFVAHLRAAQSTSEEWDLSQASEFVLIAATLLDLKASRLLPNRREEDEEDLELIEARDLLFARLLQYRAFKDVAAAFSSRMATVGRIFPRDVALEDEFTSLLPELIMNITPDQLAMIAARAMIPKPPPTVGLTHLHAPQVSVREQAAIVVERLRSRGTVSFRDLVSDADTTLVIVARFLALLELFRESVIGLEQEDALGELTVRWTGSATGGVDVSDEFDEDDVQEVDDD, via the coding sequence GTGGAGCCCGCGGCGGAGGCAGTCGCCGACCCGGCCACCGACCCGAAGTTCGATCCGGGCACACCCGAACCCGTCCTCCACCCGGAACAGGCCGTCCCCGGTGGTGTGCTCACCCGCCGTGGTCCCGTGCCGTTCCAGGTGCACCTCGACGTCTTCCAGGGTCCGTTCGAGCTGCTCCTCGGCCTGATCGCCAAGCACAAGCTGGATGTCACCGAGATCGCCCTGGCCACCATCACCGACGAGTTCGTGGCGCACCTGCGGGCCGCGCAGAGCACCAGCGAGGAGTGGGACCTGTCCCAGGCCTCGGAGTTCGTGCTGATCGCGGCGACCCTGCTGGACCTGAAGGCCTCCCGGTTGCTGCCGAACCGTCGGGAGGAGGACGAGGAGGACCTCGAGCTGATCGAGGCCCGAGACCTGCTCTTTGCCCGGCTGCTGCAGTATCGCGCGTTTAAAGACGTCGCGGCCGCCTTCTCGAGCAGGATGGCCACGGTCGGTCGGATCTTCCCGCGCGACGTGGCGCTGGAGGATGAGTTCACCTCGCTCCTGCCCGAGCTGATCATGAACATCACGCCCGATCAGCTGGCCATGATCGCGGCCCGGGCGATGATCCCCAAGCCCCCGCCGACCGTCGGCCTCACCCACCTGCACGCGCCCCAGGTCTCGGTGCGGGAACAGGCTGCGATCGTCGTGGAGCGGCTCCGCTCGCGGGGCACGGTCAGCTTCCGGGACCTGGTCTCGGACGCGGACACGACGCTGGTCATCGTGGCCCGCTTCCTGGCGCTGCTCGAACTGTTCCGCGAGTCGGTGATCGGCCTGGAGCAGGAGGACGCGCTCGGCGAGCTGACGGTCCGCTGGACCGGGTCGGCCACGGGCGGGGTCGACGTCAGTGACGAGTTCGACGAGGACGACGTGCAGGAGGTCGATGATGACTGA
- a CDS encoding site-specific tyrosine recombinase XerD encodes MPTPALAPRDPLSRAARGWLDHLRVERGSSEHTLKAYQRDLNRYLGFLRAREVASPVEVSEGMVSDFLAHLRTGDEDCPPLAASSAARALVVVRGFHRFLAAEGESADDPAQVVAPPTPARRLPKAISIEEVERLLEAASVGNTPASLRDRALLEVLYGSGARVSEAIGLDIDDIDLGPRGGAGGAQGPGEQGDTAPGAVVRLFGKGSKERIVPLGRYAADALDAWLVRGRPAFATKGRGTPAVFLNQRGGRLSRQSAWSVIQRAAEAADLSGHLSPHTLRHSFATHLLDGGADVRVVQELLGHASVTTTQIYTLVTVRHLREVYAQSHPRAR; translated from the coding sequence ATGCCGACGCCCGCCCTCGCACCCCGCGACCCGCTGAGCCGGGCCGCCCGTGGGTGGCTCGACCACCTCAGGGTCGAGCGCGGCTCGTCGGAGCACACCCTGAAGGCCTATCAGCGTGATCTGAACCGTTATCTGGGTTTCCTCCGGGCCCGGGAGGTGGCCTCGCCGGTCGAGGTCTCCGAGGGCATGGTCTCCGACTTCCTGGCCCACCTGCGCACCGGCGACGAGGATTGCCCGCCGCTGGCCGCGTCGTCGGCCGCCCGGGCTCTGGTGGTGGTCCGCGGGTTCCACCGCTTCCTCGCGGCCGAGGGAGAGTCCGCCGACGACCCGGCACAGGTGGTGGCTCCGCCGACCCCGGCCAGACGACTGCCCAAGGCGATCAGCATCGAGGAGGTAGAGCGGCTGCTGGAGGCCGCCAGCGTCGGCAATACCCCGGCGAGCCTGCGCGACCGTGCGCTGCTGGAGGTGCTCTATGGCTCTGGGGCCAGGGTGAGCGAGGCGATCGGGCTGGACATCGACGACATCGACCTGGGGCCGCGCGGCGGTGCCGGTGGGGCGCAGGGCCCAGGGGAGCAGGGCGACACGGCGCCCGGTGCCGTGGTGCGACTGTTCGGCAAGGGCAGCAAGGAGCGGATCGTGCCGCTGGGGCGCTATGCGGCCGATGCCCTGGACGCCTGGCTGGTGCGCGGCAGGCCAGCGTTCGCGACCAAGGGCAGGGGCACCCCGGCGGTCTTCCTCAACCAGCGCGGCGGGCGACTGTCCCGGCAGAGCGCGTGGTCCGTCATACAACGTGCCGCGGAGGCGGCAGACCTGTCCGGGCACCTGAGCCCGCACACCCTGCGACACTCCTTTGCCACCCACCTGCTGGACGGTGGGGCCGACGTCCGGGTGGTGCAGGAGCTGCTGGGCCACGCCTCCGTGACGACGACCCAGATCTACACGCTGGTCACCGTGCGTCACCTGCGTGAGGTCTATGCCCAGTCCCACCCCCGGGCCCGGTGA
- the scpB gene encoding SMC-Scp complex subunit ScpB produces the protein MTEPEIENQSEVESEPEDGAVEQVAFDINDFPGGARSALEAVLMVIDEPADEAVLASALELPLEDVTAILEDLAADYAESDRGFMLRKLGGRWRIYTKPAYAPVVEKFLMGGQQARLTQASLETLAVVAYRQPISRARVSAVRGVNVDGVVRTLISRGLIQEVVIDGEPGAAALYGTTDLFLQRMGLDSLDDLPALAPYLPSADVIEELASEGHA, from the coding sequence ATGACTGAGCCCGAGATCGAGAACCAGTCCGAGGTCGAGAGCGAGCCTGAGGACGGGGCCGTAGAGCAGGTCGCCTTTGACATCAACGACTTCCCCGGTGGCGCACGATCTGCGCTCGAGGCCGTCCTGATGGTCATCGATGAGCCCGCGGACGAGGCTGTCCTCGCCTCGGCCCTGGAACTGCCGCTGGAGGACGTCACCGCCATCCTGGAAGACCTCGCGGCCGACTATGCCGAGAGCGACCGCGGCTTCATGCTGCGCAAGCTGGGCGGGCGCTGGCGGATCTATACCAAGCCTGCCTATGCCCCTGTCGTGGAGAAGTTCCTGATGGGCGGGCAGCAGGCGCGGCTCACGCAGGCCTCCCTGGAGACCCTGGCCGTCGTCGCCTATCGTCAGCCGATCTCCCGTGCGCGCGTCAGTGCTGTGCGCGGCGTCAACGTGGACGGTGTCGTCCGGACGCTGATCTCACGCGGCCTCATCCAGGAGGTCGTCATCGACGGTGAGCCCGGAGCGGCTGCGCTCTATGGCACCACCGACCTGTTCCTGCAGCGGATGGGCCTGGACAGCCTGGACGATCTGCCAGCGTTGGCGCCCTATCTGCCGTCCGCTGATGTCATCGAAGAACTCGCCTCGGAAGGACACGCATGA
- a CDS encoding pseudouridine synthase, which yields MNPPQQRGGSSGGRSGGSSGGRSGGSSGGRSGGSGGGRGAPGGGGKRRHNPRGRPGRPVGPDAGPPRKVKPKRQAGPPPVDDSGADVHQPDGVRLQKLLAAAGIGSRRACELLITQGRVEVDGHIVTELGVRVDPVGQTIHVDGTRVVLDESRLYLAFNKPLGVVSTMNDDLGRPSIADYLPPRNERLFHVGRLDADTEGLLLLTNDGELAHRLQHPSYEVPKTYIARVPGPIPRDLGKTLRAGVELEEGRVAVDSFKLIDSAPGKAIVELILHEGKKHVVRRLLAEVGHPVEALSRVQVGPILLGQLRSGRTRALTAEEVGGLYRAAGL from the coding sequence ATGAACCCGCCCCAGCAACGAGGTGGCTCCAGTGGGGGCCGTTCAGGTGGCTCCAGCGGGGGTCGCTCAGGTGGTTCCAGTGGGGGTCGCTCGGGTGGCTCCGGCGGTGGCCGCGGTGCGCCAGGTGGCGGCGGCAAGCGCCGGCACAATCCGCGTGGTCGCCCCGGCCGTCCGGTCGGACCGGACGCCGGCCCGCCCCGCAAGGTCAAGCCCAAGCGCCAGGCTGGGCCGCCGCCGGTGGACGACTCCGGTGCCGATGTCCACCAGCCCGACGGTGTCCGGCTGCAGAAGCTGCTGGCCGCTGCGGGCATCGGCAGCCGCCGCGCGTGCGAGCTGCTGATCACGCAGGGACGGGTGGAGGTGGACGGACACATCGTCACCGAGCTCGGCGTCCGCGTCGACCCGGTCGGCCAGACCATCCACGTGGACGGCACCCGCGTCGTGCTCGACGAGAGCCGGCTCTATCTGGCGTTCAACAAGCCGCTGGGAGTGGTCTCGACGATGAACGACGACCTCGGCCGTCCCTCCATCGCCGACTACCTGCCGCCCCGCAACGAGCGCCTCTTCCACGTCGGCCGTCTGGACGCCGACACCGAAGGACTCCTGCTGCTCACCAACGACGGTGAGCTGGCGCACCGGCTGCAGCACCCGTCATACGAGGTGCCCAAGACCTATATCGCCCGGGTGCCGGGTCCGATCCCGCGCGACCTCGGCAAGACCCTCCGGGCCGGTGTGGAGCTCGAGGAGGGCCGCGTCGCCGTCGACTCCTTCAAACTGATCGACTCCGCGCCGGGCAAGGCGATCGTCGAGCTGATCCTTCACGAGGGCAAAAAGCACGTGGTGCGCCGCCTGCTCGCCGAGGTGGGGCACCCCGTGGAGGCGCTCTCCCGGGTCCAGGTCGGCCCGATCCTGCTCGGTCAGCTGCGCTCGGGCAGGACCCGTGCGCTCACCGCGGAGGAGGTCGGGGGCCTCTATCGGGCTGCCGGACTCTAG
- the hisF gene encoding imidazole glycerol phosphate synthase subunit HisF produces the protein MTLARRVIACLDVRDGRVVKGTRFRDHQDMGGITELAAHYSAEGVDELVFYDITASPQGRRVDLSWVDAVARQIDIPFCVAGGIGSVADARAVLLAGADKISVNTPATRRPELVQELAREFGSQCVVVGVDSLRDEDGTWRIRQLTGDPDATRALEVTTLDWVERVQELGAGEVVLNAMGSDGVRQGYDVEQLSAVRQVCEVPLIASGGAGRAQHFIDVFRAADVDGALAAGVFHSGDLSIAALKVELAAAGIVVRHVEVLS, from the coding sequence GTGACGTTGGCGCGCAGGGTGATTGCCTGCCTCGACGTCCGGGACGGACGGGTGGTCAAGGGCACTCGCTTCCGCGACCACCAGGACATGGGCGGCATCACCGAGCTGGCCGCGCACTACAGCGCGGAGGGCGTCGACGAGCTGGTCTTCTATGACATCACCGCCAGCCCGCAGGGGCGGCGCGTCGACCTGTCGTGGGTCGACGCCGTCGCCCGTCAGATCGACATCCCGTTCTGCGTGGCCGGTGGCATCGGCTCCGTCGCTGACGCCCGCGCGGTGCTCCTGGCCGGAGCCGACAAGATCTCCGTCAACACCCCCGCGACCCGCCGCCCCGAGCTGGTCCAGGAGCTGGCCCGCGAGTTCGGCAGCCAGTGTGTCGTCGTCGGGGTGGACAGTCTGCGCGACGAGGACGGCACCTGGCGCATCCGGCAGCTCACCGGCGACCCCGACGCCACTCGAGCCCTGGAGGTCACCACGCTCGACTGGGTCGAGCGGGTCCAGGAGCTCGGTGCCGGTGAAGTCGTGCTCAACGCGATGGGCTCCGACGGTGTCCGACAGGGGTATGACGTGGAGCAGCTGAGCGCCGTGCGGCAGGTCTGTGAGGTGCCCCTGATCGCATCGGGCGGGGCGGGGCGGGCCCAGCACTTCATCGACGTCTTCCGGGCGGCGGACGTCGACGGCGCGCTGGCGGCCGGGGTCTTCCACTCCGGCGACCTCAGCATCGCGGCCCTCAAGGTGGAGCTGGCGGCTGCCGGCATCGTCGTCCGGCACGTGGAGGTGTTGTCATGA
- a CDS encoding ParA family protein, whose product MSVTSEATRQDAASNKTSHDRLPGTETAGSGQVGPTGRVMPEFPTPPPLDRHGPARIIAMCNQKGGVGKTTTTINLGAALAEAGRRVLLVDFDPQGALSVGLGIPTHQLDTTIYNLLVERGHDVHDVIQQTRVENLDVVPANIDLSAAEVQLVGEVAREQVLARVLRPVLDEYDVVLIDCQPSLGLLTVNALTAAHGVIIPLECEFFAMRGVALLIETIDKITDRLNPALTLDGILATMYDGRTLHSKEVVRSVVDHFQDKVFHTVISRTIKFPDATLAAEPITSYASTHSGAEAYRQLARELVSRGGAP is encoded by the coding sequence GTGAGTGTGACATCCGAGGCGACGAGGCAGGACGCAGCGAGCAACAAGACCTCGCACGACCGGCTGCCCGGCACCGAGACCGCAGGCAGCGGACAGGTCGGTCCGACCGGTCGGGTGATGCCCGAGTTCCCCACCCCACCGCCGCTGGATCGGCACGGTCCGGCCCGGATCATCGCGATGTGCAACCAGAAGGGTGGCGTGGGCAAGACCACGACCACCATCAACCTGGGTGCCGCCCTGGCGGAGGCCGGCCGCCGCGTGCTGCTGGTCGACTTCGACCCGCAGGGCGCCCTGTCCGTGGGCCTCGGCATCCCGACCCACCAGCTCGACACCACGATCTACAACCTGCTGGTCGAGCGCGGCCATGACGTCCACGACGTGATCCAGCAGACCCGCGTGGAGAACCTGGACGTCGTCCCCGCCAACATCGACCTGTCCGCGGCCGAGGTCCAGCTCGTCGGGGAGGTGGCCCGCGAGCAGGTCCTGGCCCGCGTGCTGCGCCCCGTGCTGGACGAGTATGACGTCGTCCTGATCGACTGCCAGCCCTCCCTCGGGCTGCTCACCGTCAACGCGCTCACCGCGGCTCACGGTGTGATCATCCCGCTGGAGTGCGAGTTCTTCGCGATGCGCGGCGTGGCCCTGCTGATCGAGACCATCGACAAGATCACCGACCGGCTCAACCCGGCGCTGACTCTCGACGGCATCCTCGCGACGATGTATGACGGGCGCACCCTGCACTCCAAGGAGGTCGTGCGCTCCGTGGTCGACCACTTCCAGGACAAGGTCTTCCACACCGTCATCAGCCGGACCATCAAGTTCCCCGACGCCACCCTCGCGGCGGAGCCGATCACGTCCTACGCGAGCACCCACAGCGGCGCTGAGGCCTACCGGCAGCTGGCCCGCGAGCTCGTCTCGCGCGGCGGCGCGCCCTGA